CGCTCGACGCTGACGTAATCCTGCGGCGCGCCCCAGTCGTCGGTAACGAGCCGCACCGCCGCCTCGATCCACACCCAGCGGCCGTCGGCATGGCGCAGGCGGTAGGTGGTGTTCAGGGTCGGGCGGGCGGGGGTCAGCTGCGCCAGACCGGCGGAGAGGGCGGCGCGGTCGTCGGGGTGGACCCGCTCCACCAGCGGGCGGCCGATCAGGTCGATGGGCGCGCAGCCCAGGCTGTCGCGCGTCGCCTCCGAACAGAAATTCCGCACGCCGTCCAGGCCGATGCGCCCGATGATGTCGGTGACGCCGCGCGCCAGCAGGCGGTAGCGCGCCTCGCTGGCGCGGATCGCGCGCTCGGCCTCGTGCCGGCGGGTGATGTCGCGGGCGCCGACCGACAGCATGACGATGGCGCCGCTGCAATCGCGGATCGGCACCTGCGACACCTCCCACCAGCGGGTGACGCCCTGGTGGGTGTGCTGCGCCTCGAAACGGGTGGGGGCGCCGGCGTCGATGCAGGATTGCAGGTCGGCCATCGCCTTGGCCGCCAGATCGGGCGGCAGCAGGCTGTCCAGCGGCTTGCCGGCCGCGTCGGCGGCGCGGTCGCCCATCGCCCGCAGGGCGGCGGCGTTGGCGCTGTGCAGGGTGAAGCCGCCATTCTCGCCGACGCGGACGATCGCCAGACTGTCGGCGGAACTGTCGAACACGGCGCGGAAGAGGGCGGCGCTCTCCGCCAGGGCGTTCTCGTCGTCGACGCGGCGGTGCTCGCGCGCCAGCATGGTGCCGAGCAGGCCGATGCCGAGCGCGGTGAAGGCGGTCAGCGGCAGCGCCGTCTCCTCCAGCACCCGCAGGGCGAGCCTGGGGTCGGGAAGCAGCATGAAGGCCAGCAGGGTCAGCGGGGTGATGGCAAGGCCGAACAGGGCCAGCAGGCCGAAGCCGTAGGCGCCCTTCCCCTTCCCCTGCCCCTTCCCCTTCCCTTCTCCGCGGTTGCCGGCGGCGCGCCGCTCCAGCGGCCGGGCCAGCAGCGGCGCCGCCAGTGCCGTCAGCAGGATGCCCGCCAGACCGGTCAGCGAGCCCATGCCGCCCAGCCACAGCCGCACCCCGCCCGCGGCGGCGGCGGCGACCATGGCGGCGGGCCAGCCGCCGAACAGCCCGGCCAGCCCGATCATCACGTTGCGCAGATCGATCAGAACCCCGCCTTCCAGCGGATAGGCGTCCAGCATCGACACGGCGGCGGCCACGCCGAACAGCAGCCCCGACAGCAGGGCGAAGGGCAGGCGCCGCGCCCCGAACCGCCGCAGCACATAGCGGTAGGCGAGCAGCACCAGCGCCAGCAGGCCGACGCCGTGCGCAAGGGCGATGATGATGCCGGCTCCCATGCTCCGCCCCCCAGCGGCAATCCCGATCCCGCCCCAATTCCGGAGTCCGAAATCCGGGACGAACTTCTACACAGGCAATCAAACAAGAAAAAGAAGCGATTCGAAACAGTCATCTGGGCATTTTGTATACTCCTGCCACAGAAGGCGGTCGAAGCGTCCGATCAGATCCGGACAAGGATGCCGGCGGCGGGATCGGCACCACGCCGCTGTCGTGTTCGGCCGCCGATTCGGCTAGGATGACGGCTGCGAATTGTTCGTGGTCGTCGTGTCTTCGTAGGCTTCGGCATGCTGTTCAAGGTTTTTTCACGGAGCCTGGTCGCCCGGACGACGGCATCGGCGGTGCTGCTGGTGTCGGTGCTGATCGCCGTGCCGATGGCGGTGCTGATCCAGGCCGACGTGCGCAACACCCGCGCCGAGCTGGCCATCCGGGCCGAGATGGCGACCAGGATCGTGCTGGACGACGTGGCGAACGCGCTGTGGGATCTCGATCCCGAGGAAGCGATGACGGCGCTGATGCCGTTGCGCTCGATCGACAGCTTCGCCGAGGCGGTGATCCTGGGGACGCACGGCGAACGCTTCGCCACCTTCCGCAAGCCGGGCGTGACCATCGTCAGCGAAGCCGCCGCAACGGCCGCCGCCGTGCCGCTGACCCACCAGGACCGGACCGGCGCCGTCCGCAACATCGGCACGCTGCTGGTCCGGCTGGACACCGGCGCGACCGACGCGGCCATCCGCCACCATGTGATGGTTCTGGGCGGGGTCGGCGCCGTCACCCTTCTGCTGGTGGTTCTGGGGGTGGTGTGGGCGACCCGCGGCATGACCCTGCCCATCGCCGGCATGACCCGCGCCATGGCCGATCTGGCGGCCGGCGACGTGACGGTGGACGTGCCTGTGCGCCACCGCGACGACGAGATCGGCCGCATGGCCAAGGCGCTCGCCACCTTCCGCCAGAACGCCATCGACCTGCGCGTCGCCAAGGAACGGGCGGAGCAGGCGGTGGCGTCGAAGGCCAAATTCATGGCCGCCGCCAGCCACGACCTGCGCCAGCCGGCCCAATCGCTGCTGATGCTGACGGCGATGCTGCGCGCCACCGCCCCCAACCCGAAGGTGGCGGAATCGGCACGCAAGATCGAACAGGTGGTGATGACCCTGAAGCAGCTGCTGGACGAGCTGCTGGAGGTGTCGCGGCTGGATGCCGGCGGGGTCACGGCGAACAAGGCCGTGCATGAGGTCGCCGACCTGTTCGACGCGCTGGAATCGCAGTTCGGCCCGGTGGCGCGCGCCAAGGGGCTGGCCTTCGCCGTGCCGCAATACCGCGCGCCGGTGGTGACCGACCGCGTCCTTCTGCTGCGCCTGCTCGGCAACCTGATCGACAACGCGGTCCGCTACACGGCCCGCGGACAGGTGCAGGTCGCCTGCCTGGAATCCGGCGGGAACCTGATCGTCGAGGTGCGGGACAGCGGCATCGGCATTCCCGAGGACAGGCTGGACGCCATCTTCGAGGAGTTCCACCAGATCGGCAACCAGGAGCGCAACCGCGACAACGGGATCGGACTGGGGCTGTCCATCGTCAAGCGGCTGGCGACGGTGCTGGACCATCCGGTGAAGGTGCGCTCCACGCTGGGCAAGGGGTCGGTCTTCTCCGTCACCATTCCGCTGGCGCCGGTGGAAGCCGTCGCGGAGCCGGCGCCGGCTCCCCCTGCGGCATCGGCAGCGATGGCGACGCTGGCCGATGCCCCGGCGAAGGAGGGCGAGATCGCGATCCTGGTGATCGACGACGACGGCTTCGTGCTGTCCGCCATCTCCATGTTCCTGACCAGTGCCGGGCATCGCGTCGTCGGCGCCTCCACCGTCGCCGAGGGGCTGCGGGCGGTGGAGAACGGAAGCATCCGGCCCGATGCGGTGATCGCCGACTATCACCTGTCCGCCACCGAGAACGGCCTGGATTTCATCGCCGAGCTGTGGACGCGGCTGGGCCTGCGGATTCCGGCGGTGCTGATCTCGGGCCGGCTCGACGGGGCGGTGACCAACCGGGCGGCACAGATGGGCGTCATCGTGGCCGCCAAGCCGATCATGCCCGACCGCCTGTCGATGCTGGTGGACGCGATGACCGCCTCCCGGCCTGCCCCGCCCGCCTCGGCCGATGCCGGCGCACCGCGCGGGCCCCCGACCGCCTGACGTCAATTGTCCAGCACCGAAATACTTAGGATTAAAAATATCTCACATATCCCTCTGTGCTGTGGCACAACAGCGGGTATGCCCGGAACCAGTCCTTCAACCCGTTTCGCGGGCAGGAACCAAGCAATATCGGAGGATTCCATGCGCGGCCCCACCACGACCGACATCACGCGTGCCCGGGACATCATCGCCGGTTTCGACTTCGGCTATGTGGTCGACCGGGCGGTCGCCGCGGGGATGACCCGCGCCACGTCCGAGATCGCGCTGCACC
Above is a genomic segment from Azospirillum humicireducens containing:
- a CDS encoding hybrid sensor histidine kinase/response regulator — translated: MLFKVFSRSLVARTTASAVLLVSVLIAVPMAVLIQADVRNTRAELAIRAEMATRIVLDDVANALWDLDPEEAMTALMPLRSIDSFAEAVILGTHGERFATFRKPGVTIVSEAAATAAAVPLTHQDRTGAVRNIGTLLVRLDTGATDAAIRHHVMVLGGVGAVTLLLVVLGVVWATRGMTLPIAGMTRAMADLAAGDVTVDVPVRHRDDEIGRMAKALATFRQNAIDLRVAKERAEQAVASKAKFMAAASHDLRQPAQSLLMLTAMLRATAPNPKVAESARKIEQVVMTLKQLLDELLEVSRLDAGGVTANKAVHEVADLFDALESQFGPVARAKGLAFAVPQYRAPVVTDRVLLLRLLGNLIDNAVRYTARGQVQVACLESGGNLIVEVRDSGIGIPEDRLDAIFEEFHQIGNQERNRDNGIGLGLSIVKRLATVLDHPVKVRSTLGKGSVFSVTIPLAPVEAVAEPAPAPPAASAAMATLADAPAKEGEIAILVIDDDGFVLSAISMFLTSAGHRVVGASTVAEGLRAVENGSIRPDAVIADYHLSATENGLDFIAELWTRLGLRIPAVLISGRLDGAVTNRAAQMGVIVAAKPIMPDRLSMLVDAMTASRPAPPASADAGAPRGPPTA